The DNA region TCGGGACGCGCCTGAAGCTCGCTGGCAATTATCTGGCTCAGAACTTTCATCATCAGGACTGTCTTGCTTTCCGGGTTGAGAAATAGCCGACAGTTATACGGATTGATGGTCAAAAATGCCAGAGACGCGGGCGGCTTTCAGCGATAATCTGAATCGTTATTGCGGGTAGTCAATGGCGTTGACATACCAGCGCGCCGGGCCTGCCGGCGTCTCGACCGTGGCGGCATCGCCGACCTCTTTTTTCAGCAGCGCCCGCGCCATCGGCGAGTCGATAGAGATGTAATCCTTGCGGCCAAAAATCTCATCGTAGCCCACGATGCGGAAGCGTTTGAGGTCGCCCTCATCGTTTTCTATTTCCACCCAGGCGCCGAAGAAGACCTTGCCATCCTGCTGTGGTGAGTAGTCAACGATACGCAGCTGCTCAAGACTTTTGGTCAGATAGCGGACGCGCCGGTCGATTTCGCGCAGCCGTTTTTTATTGTACTGGTAGTCCGCATTTTCACTGCGGTCGCCCAGGCTGGCAGCCCAGGTCACTTTTTTGGTCACTTCCGGACGCTCTTCACGCCACAGGTAGTCGAGTTCCGCTTTGAGTTTGTCGAAGCCTTCGCGGGTAATCAGTCGGGTTTTCATGCTATACCGGCCAGAGAGATCGAAAGAGGCTCAGTGTAAGGCAAACAGGCGGCGGCAAAAAAGAGTCGGGGAAAGGGTTTTTAAAGGCTAAAAACCCACGTTGACTTCCCCGGCGGCGAAAGGGTTGGAGCGTGCTATCAAAATAAAAACCGTGTTCTGAAGCCGGACTGACAGGTCGCGAACTTATTTTCCGGCGTGGGTCGCCGTGGTGGTTGAGGTGCCGGTACCGTGACCGTCACCACCGCCGCCGCCCATGGTGGCCAGCGCTACGCCCAGCAGGGCCGCGACAGCACCCACGCCGATGGCGTCGGAGTTACCTTTTGCGGTGGTCGTGGCTGCCGCACCGGCCGCTTCACCGGTTGCTGTTGCGGCATAGACCGGGCTGATGCTGCTGAAAGCCAGCGCGCTGAGCAGTAAAATTGTTTTTTTCATTGTGTAATCCCCGTTGAGACATCGAATGGTGCCTGAGCAGTCTGGTTCAAAATCCGGAGGGCGAAAAGTTGGCTTTACTTATTGATTTAATGGACTTTAATTTCAGCTGGCCTTGCTGAAAGCCCGGCTCAAATTAATCCGAGAGGAGCGTGATGCATTAACCGGTTTGGCCGGAATATTATGCTGTCAGCGTGCGGATAAGGTGGATTATCTGGAGGGTTGTCATTGTGATGGCTTGCTTATAAGTCAAATTATCTGCTAACGCGCTGAATTTATTCACTGTATAAATGCTGGTACGCTTCTGACGCCAGCCATTGAGAGAAATTCAGCCCTTTTTTCAGATTTGCCGTAACCGTCGCGGACGGGCGTTAAAAAGTGCGACTGCCGACCGAAAACAGGCGCAGAATAAATATAAGCTCCTGTTTAATATGCTTTGTAACAATTTTGGCTAGA from Pantoea deleyi includes:
- the greB gene encoding transcription elongation factor GreB → MKTRLITREGFDKLKAELDYLWREERPEVTKKVTWAASLGDRSENADYQYNKKRLREIDRRVRYLTKSLEQLRIVDYSPQQDGKVFFGAWVEIENDEGDLKRFRIVGYDEIFGRKDYISIDSPMARALLKKEVGDAATVETPAGPARWYVNAIDYPQ
- the yjbE gene encoding exopolysaccharide production protein YjbE codes for the protein MKKTILLLSALAFSSISPVYAATATGEAAGAAATTTAKGNSDAIGVGAVAALLGVALATMGGGGGDGHGTGTSTTTATHAGK